One Pelobates fuscus isolate aPelFus1 chromosome 8, aPelFus1.pri, whole genome shotgun sequence genomic window carries:
- the ATPAF2 gene encoding ATP synthase mitochondrial F1 complex assembly factor 2 has product MLSSLRMLASTRQVLIRGLCPALHGVDIASRSRQLSALASERRRFYENVSISQGEAGFEINLDRRKLKTPAGNLFSVPSEALAIAVATEWDSQRDIIKFFTMHLTTLCNTALDNPTLRQKEQLINAAVKFLETDTVCYRVEEPQSLVELQNNEWDPIIGWAEKRYNVVIGSSTGILGPSIPRETKDVFIRHLASYNSWALLGIEFIIAQLKSMILAMGVVDRALTVEKAVLLSRLEEEFQIGHWGNVEWVHEYDLQELSARTAAGVLFVHLCSESSTVKHKLLQD; this is encoded by the exons ATGCTGTCGAGTCTCCGTATGCTGGCGAGCACTCGCCAAGTGCTGATCCGGGGGCTGTGCCCTGCTCTCCATGGTGTAGATATAGCCAGCAGATCTCGGCAGCTCTCTGCATTAGCTTCTG AGAGAAGGAGGTTCTATGAAAATGTCAGTATATCTCAAGGAGAAG CTGGGTTTGAAATTAACCTGGATCGCCGGAAACTGAAGACCCCCGCAGGAAATTTGTTCTCTGTCCCCAGTGAGGCATTGGCTATCGCTGTGGCAACTGAGTGGGACTCTCAGCGAGACATAATCAAATTCTTCACCATGCACCTG ACCACACTCTGCAACACTGCTTTGGACAACCCTACACTAAGGCAGAAGGAGCAGCTCATTAACGCAGCAGTGAAATTCTTAGAAACAGACACAGTCTG TTACCGAGTAGAAGAACCGCAGTCTTTGGTGGAATTACAAAACAACGAGTGGGATCCCATTATAGGATGGGCAGAAAAGAG GTACAATGTTGTGATTGGCTCCTCTACTGGTATTCTGGGACCTAGCATCCCGAGAGAAACGAAAGATGTATTTATTCGTCACTTGGCATCATACAATTCCTGGGCATTATTAG GGATTGAATTCATCATTGCACAGCTGAAGTCCATGATTCTTGCTATGGGAGTCGTTGACAGAGCACTGACGGTGGAGAAGGCTGTACTTCTCTCACGACTGGAAGAAGAGTTCCAG ATCGGGCATTGGGGAAACGTAGAGTGGGTTCACGAATACGACCTGCAAGAATTGAGTGCTCGCACAGCCGCAGGCGTCCTGTTTGTTCACCTCTGCTCAGAGAGCTCGACTGTCAAACACAAACTCCTGCAAGACTAA